The bacterium region GCGTGTCAAGTCGGTGGGAAGTGGGCTGCCGGCCCGCGGCCTGCGGCTTGAGCTTGCGCTTGTGCTTGGGCTGCGGCGGGGCGCGAATGGCGGGCGAAATTGGGGCATGGACCGCAGGAGCCGCTGTCGCGTGGCCGGACTTCACGCCGTTTTCCAATGCCGAAGTATATATAGTTGAGGTGCGGCCACAGTCTTCGGCCGGGTCTGGAAGCGTGGCCGAGCACAAGAACAGACCGTAAGGCTGCGTGGAGTAACCCGGCAGTCGTCTAAACACTGGCCGGGGCCATGCTTAGGAACGTAGGTGCTCTAGAGGGAGGTCCTATGCGGCAAGCGGTTCTCATGTCCCTGCTGGTGCTGATTCCGGCACTGGCCATAGGTGCGGCCAACCAAACGGTGCTCGCGCCCGACGTTTCATCGAGGTCGGCTAATGCGTTTCCCGGCGACGGTAGGTCGGGCCCGCCGGGTTCGCTGGCCGGCGCCCGGTTCACAATCGGCAAAGTTGATACAGTCGGCGGCACAACCTACGACAATCAGTTCAACGGACCATCTTGGCGTTTGCTCGTCAATGCGGCGGGCCACGGAATCTACGTTGTCTGGATGTATTCTGCCGACACGACGATCTACTTTCCTGGCCGGAACATGCGCCTCAATTACTACGACCGCGCGCTACACAAGTGGGTCTACTCTGACTCGACGAGCTTCATGTCCAGGGGACTGAACGTCTTCGGGAGGCGCGCGGGCTTCGGCGGCATCGACGTGGATACCAGCGGCACACCCTTCATTAGCTGCCACGCCACCCTCGGCGGTGCAACCAGGCCCTGGGTTGACAAGGGAGTGACGGGCAACTACTCGGATACGACCCTCACTACTTGCATGTGGCCGCCGATTGCGGTGGGCCAGACCGGCGCGGTGCACATCTTCCCGATAACTTCCAGCTATGGCTTGACCTACTGCCGCATTGCCCCTGATAGCTGGCCGCACTGGTCCGCTCCAATGAGCGGGATTGTTCCAACCCCTGGTTTCCCCAGTCAGAACATCGCCGCCTCAAAGGTGTCGAACAAGGTCGCGCTGGTCTGGGAAGTGAAGCAGTCCCATAAAGCGTATCAGATGTACAGTACCGATGGCGGCCTGACGTGGGACAGCACTTCCGAACTGGTTCCCCCTGCAGCCTATGGCGTGGACACGCTGACAGGCTTCGGCACCCAGTCGCTATTTCCGTTCTACGACCGGCACGACCGGCTGCACGTCGTGGCAAATCTGTCGCCGGTTGTGAACGACACGGCCCTGCCCGTGCCGTCGCAGATATGGCACTACTGCCCGGACGACACACCGCAGTGGAGCCGGATCCACTGCGCGGGCTGCAACCCGGCCAACATGAAGGGCGTGCTCGACTCCAACGCGACGTACGCCTGCCGCCCGAGTATGGGCGAAGACCAGGCCGGCGGCCTCTACGTCGCCTGGGAACAGTTCGATTCGCTGAACGTCGACACCACCACGTCCTACCTCCGGGCCGACATCTTCATGGCCCAAGATAGCGGGGACAACGGCGCGAGCTGGCAGCCGAGCGTGAGAATCACGGGCCAGGGGTCGTGGAGCTGTCGCTTTCCGTCGGCTATCGACTACTTCGATGACGACACCTTCCGTGTGACGTACGTTATTGACCAGGTCGCCGGTCTCTTTACGTTTACACCCTCCGAGGGCGTGGTTTCGAGGAACCCAGTTGTTGTCCAGAGATTCTCCGTTCCGGTTGGGATTGCCGAGGGCAGTAGGCCGATAGTCCCAAGTGTCGAGATATTGGCCGCGCCCAATCCGTTCGGTAGAGCGACCACCATCAACTACCAGCTTGGGCGCGCCGGGTCGGTGACGCTGACCGTCCATGACGTTGCCGGCAAGGCCGTGCGAAGGCTGGCCGGCGGGCCGCAACCTGCCGGACTCCACTCGGTTTCCTGGAACGGCAGAGATGACCGGGGCCGCGCCCTGCCGACCGGAGTCTACTTCTGCACGCTGGACATTGGCACGAAGCGAATAAGCAGAAAGGTAGTCATGACCGAATAGCAGATGTCCTCCCATGCAGAAGCTGGGTCGCGCACCTTGACGCAAGACCGAAAGCCCATTATCCTGACAACCAGTGGAACCTGAATTCCCACGAGGTCTGGCGAGAGTCGAGATAGGGGTAGTGTCCTCATGTTGCCCGAGAATCTCTCCAGGCGGAAGCCGGACATGAGACCGCATGTTCGCGGTTCCTGGTTACTTACTGCTCCGGGCATGAATTACCTGTCATTTCACCCTCACCCTTGCCCTCTCCCGATCAAGGGAGAGGGAACTCCCCGCTCCCTCTCCTCGTTGAGGAGAGGGTTGGGGGTGAGGAGGCCGAAATGTCATGTATTGGGCGCTCTCATTAGCATGTTCTGTCTGGCCGTGCCGGGCGCGGTCGCGTTCGCGGGTGAGTTCGGCAAGATTGCCGGCCGGGTGCTGGACGAGGGCGGACAGCCGTTGGCAGAGGCGAACGTCGTCGTCTCCGGTCAGACTTTCGGAGCGGCAAGCGGTGCGGACGGGTTCTACGTCATCCTGAACGTCCCGGTCGGCACGTACGCGGTGGAGGCCTCGGTGATTGGCTATCGGACGGTGAGCGTGACCGGCGTGCGGGTGGAGCCGGACCGTACAGCGAGGGTCGACTTTCGCCTGAGCACATCCGCCATCGCCTTGCCTGAAGTCACGGTCAAAGCGGATAATCAGATTGTCTCCAAAGACATGGTCGGTGCGAGGTATTCGATTCCAGCCCAGGAGATGAGCTACCTGCCGTTCGAATACTTGGAGGGCGGAATTCCCGCGTTCTCGCCCGGGGTGGCGCAGACCGAGTCGAGCTTTCACGTGCGCGGGGGCAGGGCCGACGAGGTCGACTACCGGATTGACGGTGTGAGCGTGGTCGACCCGGTGTCGGGCGATTTCGGCATACAGCTTCCGACCAGCGCGGCCGATGAGGTGATATTCATGCCCGGCGGGTTCTCGGCCGAATACGGCCGGGCGATGTCGGGCGTGGTTGACATGATAACCGCGTACCCGAAGTCCGAGCCTAGCGCGTCGTACCGAATCAGCACCGAGAAACCGATGCCCTACGACTACAACTTCGGATATAACGACCAGTCAGTTCAGGCGCATCTGCCGGTGACGAAGAACCTGCGGCTGTTCGTAGATGCGGACGGCATGACGACCTCAGACTGGGACCCGCGCCTGTTCCTGCTGCCGCACAAAGGACGTGCTGACTACTCGCTCTATGGCAAGGCGGTTGCAGACCTTGGTCCCACACTGAAGCTCACCGGCTCAGCCATGGTATCCCGCAGTCAGTTTGACCGGTACCAGTCGCAGTGGCGGCTCCGGCTCGACGAGTACCGTTCAGACCTGCGCCACGGCAACCTCGGCACAGCCTGCCTGACCTGGCTGCCCGAGGAACGGTTCCTGGGCAAGGTGCAGGTCTCGCGTTTCTACTCCGACAAGACGTATGGCGTGAGAGAGCCGGGGCCGGTGAGCATGTGGCAAGACTTTCAGTTCCGCGACACCAGCGAATACGGGCTGGCGGTGGTTGACGAGAACAACCCGTGGCACATGACGTGGAACCGCTACTGGTACTTCATCACCCGGGGCACTTTTGATGACTATGGTCACACCGCATCGGAAGTCTGGAGCCCGAAGCTGCTCGCCACTGCGCAGGTGACGCCCAACCATCAAGTATCGGCAGGCGCGGAAGGCGACCTCTATGACGTGTCGAGTGTCCGGTACGTTGCTCTCAAGTCGAACTTCCCGTTCACCGATACCTACCAGTACCGGCCGGTCGAGATGAGCGCCTATATGCAGGACAAGGTCGAGTACGAAGACCTGTATGCCGACCTCGGTCTCCGCTTTGACCAGCTTCGGCCCAACGCTACCTACAAGGAGAGCCTCTCGGTCTGGCAGTCGCCCCGCGCGACTGCCACGCCTAAGAGCGCGTTGTCGCCAAGGCTCGGCGCGTCATTCCGCATAACCGATTGGCTCTTCACCCGTGCAAACTACGGCTACTACACGCAGTTCCCGGTGTTCTCATGTCTGTACGACAACACGGTGAACCCGATGGTTTATCGCAATGCTCCCTTGCGCATAGTCGGCAACCCCGACCTGAAGCCGGAGCGGACCCAGGCCTATGAGATGGGGTTCCAGGGCGAGGTGACAAGAGACCTGTTGCTTACTGCGAATCTCTGGCACAAGGACGTCTTCGACCTCGTCGGTACGCGATCGGTGCCAGCCCTGCCTCAGCCGTATGTGACCTACGTCAAC contains the following coding sequences:
- a CDS encoding TonB-dependent receptor yields the protein MFCLAVPGAVAFAGEFGKIAGRVLDEGGQPLAEANVVVSGQTFGAASGADGFYVILNVPVGTYAVEASVIGYRTVSVTGVRVEPDRTARVDFRLSTSAIALPEVTVKADNQIVSKDMVGARYSIPAQEMSYLPFEYLEGGIPAFSPGVAQTESSFHVRGGRADEVDYRIDGVSVVDPVSGDFGIQLPTSAADEVIFMPGGFSAEYGRAMSGVVDMITAYPKSEPSASYRISTEKPMPYDYNFGYNDQSVQAHLPVTKNLRLFVDADGMTTSDWDPRLFLLPHKGRADYSLYGKAVADLGPTLKLTGSAMVSRSQFDRYQSQWRLRLDEYRSDLRHGNLGTACLTWLPEERFLGKVQVSRFYSDKTYGVREPGPVSMWQDFQFRDTSEYGLAVVDENNPWHMTWNRYWYFITRGTFDDYGHTASEVWSPKLLATAQVTPNHQVSAGAEGDLYDVSSVRYVALKSNFPFTDTYQYRPVEMSAYMQDKVEYEDLYADLGLRFDQLRPNATYKESLSVWQSPRATATPKSALSPRLGASFRITDWLFTRANYGYYTQFPVFSCLYDNTVNPMVYRNAPLRIVGNPDLKPERTQAYEMGFQGEVTRDLLLTANLWHKDVFDLVGTRSVPALPQPYVTYVNMDYAKLTGVEFIVEARNSWLDTKLSYTLSYARGTSAYANQYYDLFIRQGRTVPDVEYSLDFDQRNRFFAQVDATVPEQTTGTKWLDAVLDSLGCHLLGYLGNGFPYSPPGGIGDPATWDVLNGPWQSNVDAVLTKPIRLGRVKVDLVAEILNVLDIREVLYVYPMTGSPIDDGARFSYYDFEFARVPRWFGDAYYNPQLDANHDGFMSADEGQYEGYRSALASHSAAIDWINNYGPPRRARLGFTVGF
- a CDS encoding FlgD immunoglobulin-like domain containing protein; the protein is MRQAVLMSLLVLIPALAIGAANQTVLAPDVSSRSANAFPGDGRSGPPGSLAGARFTIGKVDTVGGTTYDNQFNGPSWRLLVNAAGHGIYVVWMYSADTTIYFPGRNMRLNYYDRALHKWVYSDSTSFMSRGLNVFGRRAGFGGIDVDTSGTPFISCHATLGGATRPWVDKGVTGNYSDTTLTTCMWPPIAVGQTGAVHIFPITSSYGLTYCRIAPDSWPHWSAPMSGIVPTPGFPSQNIAASKVSNKVALVWEVKQSHKAYQMYSTDGGLTWDSTSELVPPAAYGVDTLTGFGTQSLFPFYDRHDRLHVVANLSPVVNDTALPVPSQIWHYCPDDTPQWSRIHCAGCNPANMKGVLDSNATYACRPSMGEDQAGGLYVAWEQFDSLNVDTTTSYLRADIFMAQDSGDNGASWQPSVRITGQGSWSCRFPSAIDYFDDDTFRVTYVIDQVAGLFTFTPSEGVVSRNPVVVQRFSVPVGIAEGSRPIVPSVEILAAPNPFGRATTINYQLGRAGSVTLTVHDVAGKAVRRLAGGPQPAGLHSVSWNGRDDRGRALPTGVYFCTLDIGTKRISRKVVMTE